In Leptodesmis sichuanensis A121, the following are encoded in one genomic region:
- the pyrH gene encoding UMP kinase — protein MGVTYRRIVLKLSGEALMGDLQYGIDPEIVQNIAQEVANIVASGVQVAIVVGGGNIFRGIKGAAAGMDRATADYIGMIATVMNSMTLQDALERNGVPTRVQTAIAMQEVAEPYIRRRAIRHLEKGRVVIFGGGSGNPFFTTDTTAALRAAEIGADVLFKATKVDGVYDSDPRSNPNARRYNTLTYGHVLTQDLRVMDSTAISLCKDNNIPIIVFDLSVPGNISRAVMGEQIGTLVGGSCEVS, from the coding sequence ATGGGCGTTACTTATCGGCGGATCGTACTGAAATTAAGCGGGGAAGCCTTGATGGGCGACCTGCAATATGGGATTGATCCGGAAATTGTACAGAACATTGCACAGGAAGTGGCCAATATTGTGGCCAGTGGTGTGCAAGTGGCGATCGTGGTCGGCGGTGGCAATATTTTTCGGGGCATTAAAGGGGCCGCCGCGGGAATGGATCGAGCCACAGCAGACTATATTGGGATGATTGCAACGGTGATGAATTCCATGACGTTGCAAGATGCCCTGGAACGAAATGGCGTGCCAACTCGTGTGCAGACAGCGATCGCCATGCAAGAAGTGGCTGAACCCTACATTCGGCGACGGGCCATTCGTCACTTAGAAAAAGGCCGGGTAGTAATTTTTGGGGGTGGCTCCGGTAATCCCTTCTTTACCACAGACACGACGGCGGCACTGCGAGCGGCGGAAATCGGCGCAGATGTATTATTCAAAGCCACGAAAGTGGATGGCGTATACGATTCTGATCCCCGCTCTAATCCCAACGCTCGCCGTTATAATACGCTGACGTATGGGCATGTTCTAACCCAGGATCTACGGGTAATGGACAGTACTGCCATATCCTTATGTAAGGACAACAATATTCCGATCATTGTGTTCGACCTTTCCGTTCCAGGAAATATCAGTCGCGCCGTGATGGGAGAGCAAATTGGAACGCTTGTCGGAGGTTCTTGTGAAGTTAGCTGA
- a CDS encoding PHP domain-containing protein yields MVVNLVEAGLSSHFSPSNVQALRQVFETVDAESCPTSFNFHMHTVCSDGRLQPEGLMEQAIALGLEGLAITDHHSVQGYQRAYRWLEEYYWDAQQRHQPSVLVPRLWTGVEVTARLLDTEVHILGYAFDLTSSAMQPYLQHHAPHYTDAAADRVIASIHAAGGLAVLAHPVRYRRSPEDLIAAAALLGIDGVETYYAYDNPTPWRTSPRQTERVQRLSSTHGLLNTCGTDTHGLSLLQRL; encoded by the coding sequence ATGGTCGTGAACCTGGTTGAGGCTGGTCTTTCTTCCCATTTTTCTCCAAGTAACGTTCAAGCACTGCGGCAGGTGTTTGAAACAGTGGATGCCGAAAGCTGCCCAACATCCTTTAACTTCCACATGCATACGGTCTGCTCGGATGGTCGGCTACAACCAGAGGGGCTAATGGAGCAGGCGATCGCGCTCGGCTTAGAAGGACTAGCGATTACGGATCACCATTCGGTACAGGGATATCAGCGGGCCTATCGCTGGCTGGAGGAGTATTATTGGGATGCCCAACAGCGTCATCAGCCATCGGTCTTGGTTCCCCGGTTATGGACTGGTGTAGAAGTGACTGCTCGGCTTCTGGATACGGAGGTTCATATCCTCGGCTATGCCTTTGATCTCACCAGTTCCGCCATGCAGCCTTATTTGCAACACCATGCTCCGCATTACACCGATGCGGCAGCCGATCGAGTGATTGCCAGTATTCATGCTGCTGGTGGTTTAGCCGTCCTGGCGCACCCCGTCCGCTATCGGCGATCGCCGGAAGATTTGATTGCGGCAGCGGCTCTGCTGGGAATTGATGGTGTTGAAACCTACTATGCTTACGATAATCCCACTCCCTGGCGCACCAGTCCCCGGCAAACAGAGCGGGTACAACGTCTCAGTTCCACTCATGGATTACTGAACACCTGTGGCACCGATACTCACGGTTTGAGTCTGTTGCAGAGACTGTAA
- a CDS encoding geranylgeranyl reductase family protein has translation MVFDCVVVGAGPAGAAAAYHLAKRGRSVLVLEKHSLPRYKPCAGGVSPAIAEWFDFDFSPVIARKVDMIGYTWKLEDPVKAKLEALDPMWMVHRDVFDHFLVQQAQKQGAEVQDNTAVTGIEFKSDRWQVSTSTGPVEGRYLIAADGAEGPMSKWLGFKQPKRRLGAILEAVAPEAEHLDARFEFGMVKNGYLSSFPKDNGCSIAATTFRGGEPSDLHNLLEDYAAQAGIPATACKQFTHSLCLWDGNQKLHTQNALLAGEAASIVDPLIAEGVRPAMFTGVKAAEAIDAALAGSAAALENYTKTVSEEWGSDMAWAHRIAGAFYRFPGLGYKQGIKRPAATVYFGRILCGQMRYSDIANTAIKRLSGGLIPGMG, from the coding sequence ATGGTATTTGACTGTGTTGTAGTAGGAGCAGGCCCAGCAGGAGCTGCAGCAGCCTATCACCTGGCAAAACGAGGACGGTCAGTTCTAGTTCTGGAAAAGCATTCCCTGCCTCGCTATAAACCCTGTGCAGGGGGAGTTTCGCCCGCGATCGCAGAATGGTTTGATTTTGACTTCAGCCCGGTAATTGCCCGCAAAGTAGACATGATCGGCTATACCTGGAAACTGGAAGATCCCGTAAAAGCCAAACTAGAAGCCCTGGATCCGATGTGGATGGTGCATCGGGATGTCTTTGACCACTTTCTGGTGCAGCAGGCGCAAAAGCAAGGAGCCGAAGTTCAGGACAACACAGCGGTAACAGGAATTGAGTTTAAGAGCGATCGCTGGCAGGTCAGCACCAGCACCGGCCCCGTGGAAGGTCGCTACCTGATTGCTGCCGATGGAGCTGAAGGCCCAATGAGCAAATGGCTAGGGTTCAAACAACCGAAACGACGGCTGGGGGCAATTTTGGAAGCTGTGGCCCCAGAAGCTGAACATCTGGATGCCCGGTTTGAGTTTGGCATGGTCAAAAATGGCTACCTATCCAGCTTCCCGAAAGACAATGGCTGCTCCATTGCGGCGACCACCTTCCGGGGTGGAGAACCCTCAGATTTGCACAACCTCCTGGAAGACTATGCGGCTCAAGCGGGAATTCCAGCCACAGCCTGCAAGCAATTTACCCATTCCCTCTGCCTCTGGGACGGCAACCAGAAACTGCATACGCAAAATGCGCTTCTGGCCGGAGAAGCCGCCAGCATTGTCGATCCCCTGATTGCTGAAGGCGTGCGTCCTGCCATGTTTACAGGAGTGAAAGCGGCTGAGGCGATCGATGCCGCTCTCGCAGGTTCCGCCGCCGCTCTGGAAAACTACACGAAAACCGTCAGCGAAGAATGGGGTTCGGATATGGCCTGGGCACACCGGATTGCAGGGGCCTTCTATCGCTTTCCTGGATTGGGCTACAAGCAGGGCATTAAACGGCCAGCCGCTACCGTCTACTTTGGACGGATTCTTTGCGGCCAGATGCGCTATTCCGACATTGCCAACACGGCGATTAAGCGACTCAGTGGCGGCCTGATTCCAGGAATGGGGTAA
- a CDS encoding family 2 glycosyl transferase: MAWQICIRYPNGQEKALCAYKNRETALKQIDAIYSQGYPMHVAYVVRPIEPLDPDDENDSYLQFA; this comes from the coding sequence ATGGCCTGGCAAATCTGTATTCGTTATCCTAACGGACAAGAGAAAGCCCTATGTGCTTATAAAAATCGGGAAACAGCCCTGAAACAGATTGATGCGATTTATTCCCAGGGCTATCCTATGCATGTGGCCTATGTAGTTCGACCGATCGAGCCTCTAGACCCCGATGACGAGAACGACTCTTACTTGCAATTTGCCTAG
- a CDS encoding helicase-related protein, with translation MTIAKTKSHTQALPASGIRDNHHRGSVGSFLQEKIQSGSRLSIVSAYFTIYAFEALKAQLTVIEDLQFLFGEPRFVRSLDPDKTDKKSFQIEDDGLQLQNRLEQKRVAKECADWIQAKVQIRSVKQTNLLHGKMYHITNNGVEDAIMGSSNFTVRGLGLGESGNNIELNLEVDSNRDRRDLKAWFDELWQDESLVEDVKDEVLQYLEQLYQNHAPQFIYYKTLFHIFERFLADQDASGLLTEKSQLVDTDIWNTLFEFQKDGVKGAINKIRTHNGCIIADSVGLGKTFEALAVIKYFELLNYRVLVLCPKKLRENWTVYQAQNNSELNPFVKDRFSYTVLSHTDLSRDSGFSGDINLEAINWGNYDLVVIDESHNFRNNTGSRRDEEGNIIRKSRYERLLEDIIKRGIKTKVLLLSATPVNNDLKDLRNQLYFLTEGRDDAFRESVGIASLKETLASAQRTFTTWAKQHQERKTSDLLEKLSSSFFKLLDELTIARSRKHIQRYYKATIAELGGFPERLKPISVYPEIDLKGRFPSYDKINDEISEYQLSLFNPAKYVLPQYQHLYDKGKSVFSQGDREHFLIGMMKVNFLKRLESSVSAFAITMDNTIQKIEELQTRIKQFQTLQNQSSEVEVASPTVEELDDEELRDAMQVGQKLVYQMAHLDVESWLKDLDRDKDQLLGLYNSAAAITVERDAKLARLKQLILQKAKQPTTNKQSQPNRKVLVFTAFADTATYLYESLKDWAKTELNIDLALVTGDSSRNKTTFGKTEFNQILTNFSPISKKRSHITSMPQAGEIDLLIATDCISEGQNLQDCDYLVNYDIHWNPVRLIQRFGRIDRIGSINASVQMVNFWPTEDLNQYINLKNRVEARMALVDITATQEDNLLANMEDMIQDDLKYRDKQLLRLRDEVLDLEDFTESISLTDFTLDDFRIELSKYIESNRKLLADAPLGLYALVPTHPDYATITPGVIFCLRQKTAAHQNTVNPLQPYFLVYVRDDRVVRYSFAQPKQILEIYRLLCADRTTPYEELCNLFDQETSNGTDMSQYNGLLEAAVSSIASTFRRRSLSQLQTSRSAVLVDQQQQVTDTTEFDLITWLVIKSREDG, from the coding sequence ATGACGATCGCCAAAACTAAGAGCCATACTCAGGCACTTCCTGCTTCTGGAATTCGGGACAACCATCATCGAGGCAGTGTTGGTAGTTTTCTACAAGAGAAAATCCAATCAGGCTCTAGGCTGTCGATCGTCTCTGCATACTTTACGATCTATGCATTTGAGGCGCTCAAAGCTCAACTGACTGTTATTGAAGACCTACAATTCTTGTTTGGGGAGCCACGCTTTGTGCGATCGCTTGACCCTGACAAAACGGATAAAAAATCCTTCCAGATTGAAGACGATGGCTTGCAGTTGCAGAATCGTCTAGAGCAAAAGCGGGTAGCGAAGGAGTGTGCCGATTGGATTCAGGCAAAGGTTCAGATACGATCGGTCAAGCAAACCAATCTGCTGCACGGCAAAATGTATCATATTACCAACAATGGCGTGGAAGATGCCATTATGGGCAGTTCTAACTTTACGGTGCGTGGGTTAGGATTGGGTGAGTCGGGCAATAATATTGAACTTAACCTGGAAGTAGACAGTAATCGCGATCGTCGGGATTTGAAAGCCTGGTTTGATGAACTGTGGCAGGATGAAAGCCTGGTCGAAGATGTTAAAGACGAGGTGCTGCAATACCTGGAGCAACTTTATCAAAATCACGCCCCCCAATTTATCTATTACAAAACCCTATTTCATATTTTTGAACGATTCCTGGCAGATCAGGATGCCAGCGGGTTACTCACTGAAAAAAGCCAGTTGGTTGATACGGATATTTGGAACACACTATTTGAGTTCCAGAAAGATGGTGTCAAAGGGGCAATCAATAAAATCCGCACTCACAATGGCTGCATTATTGCAGACAGTGTAGGGCTAGGTAAAACCTTTGAAGCCCTGGCAGTGATTAAATATTTTGAACTTTTGAATTATCGAGTACTCGTACTTTGCCCGAAAAAACTACGGGAAAATTGGACGGTCTATCAAGCTCAAAACAATAGTGAGTTGAATCCGTTTGTCAAAGATCGATTTAGCTACACGGTTCTTTCCCATACAGATCTCAGCCGTGACTCTGGTTTTTCTGGAGATATTAATCTAGAGGCGATCAACTGGGGTAATTATGATTTGGTTGTGATTGATGAGTCTCACAACTTTCGGAATAACACGGGTAGTCGCCGAGATGAAGAGGGTAATATAATTCGCAAGAGTCGTTATGAGCGATTGCTGGAAGATATTATTAAACGAGGGATTAAAACAAAAGTATTGTTACTATCGGCAACCCCCGTCAATAATGACCTGAAAGACCTACGTAATCAACTCTATTTTCTAACGGAAGGGCGGGATGATGCGTTTCGTGAGTCTGTTGGCATTGCCAGCCTGAAAGAAACTCTGGCATCGGCGCAGCGAACCTTTACCACCTGGGCTAAGCAACACCAGGAACGTAAAACCAGTGACTTGCTAGAAAAGCTGAGTTCTAGCTTTTTTAAGCTGTTAGATGAACTGACGATCGCCCGTTCTCGAAAGCACATTCAGCGTTACTACAAAGCGACGATCGCAGAGTTAGGAGGTTTCCCAGAACGACTCAAACCTATCTCCGTTTATCCCGAAATTGACTTGAAAGGGCGGTTTCCATCCTACGATAAGATCAACGATGAAATCTCTGAGTATCAACTGTCATTATTTAACCCAGCCAAGTATGTGCTGCCCCAGTATCAACATCTCTACGACAAGGGCAAGTCGGTGTTTAGTCAGGGCGATCGCGAACATTTCCTGATTGGCATGATGAAGGTCAATTTTCTCAAACGATTGGAGAGTTCGGTATCGGCCTTTGCCATCACGATGGATAACACCATCCAAAAAATTGAGGAATTGCAAACCCGCATCAAGCAATTTCAGACCCTCCAAAACCAATCTTCAGAAGTAGAAGTCGCATCACCCACAGTCGAAGAATTAGACGATGAAGAACTCCGGGATGCGATGCAGGTCGGGCAAAAGCTAGTGTATCAGATGGCGCACCTGGATGTAGAATCGTGGCTGAAAGACCTCGATCGCGATAAAGACCAACTGCTGGGATTGTATAACTCCGCCGCAGCGATTACTGTCGAGCGGGATGCGAAATTGGCTAGATTAAAGCAGTTAATTTTGCAAAAAGCTAAGCAACCGACCACGAATAAGCAATCGCAACCCAACCGAAAAGTATTAGTCTTTACTGCCTTTGCGGATACGGCGACCTATCTCTATGAATCGTTAAAAGATTGGGCAAAAACTGAATTAAACATTGATCTTGCCTTGGTGACTGGAGACTCATCCCGCAACAAAACGACCTTTGGCAAGACCGAGTTTAACCAGATTCTCACCAATTTCTCCCCCATCTCAAAGAAGCGTTCCCATATCACTTCCATGCCTCAAGCGGGTGAGATTGATTTGCTCATTGCCACAGACTGTATTTCGGAGGGACAAAACCTGCAAGATTGCGATTATCTGGTGAACTATGACATTCACTGGAATCCGGTGCGGTTGATTCAGCGGTTTGGTCGCATTGATCGAATTGGCAGCATCAATGCATCGGTGCAGATGGTGAACTTCTGGCCCACAGAAGATTTGAATCAATATATCAACCTGAAGAATCGAGTCGAGGCACGGATGGCCTTGGTAGACATTACGGCAACCCAGGAAGATAACCTGCTGGCCAACATGGAAGACATGATTCAGGATGATTTGAAATACCGAGATAAACAACTGTTGCGATTGCGAGATGAAGTGCTGGATCTGGAAGATTTTACCGAAAGTATTTCCCTCACAGACTTTACCCTGGATGACTTTCGGATTGAACTGAGCAAGTATATCGAAAGCAACCGCAAATTGCTGGCTGATGCGCCCTTGGGCTTATATGCTCTGGTGCCCACCCATCCAGACTATGCCACCATTACCCCAGGCGTGATCTTCTGTCTGCGCCAAAAAACCGCAGCCCATCAAAATACCGTGAATCCTTTACAACCCTATTTCCTGGTCTATGTGCGAGACGATCGCGTTGTTCGCTATAGCTTTGCCCAACCCAAGCAAATTTTAGAAATCTATCGCCTGCTCTGTGCCGATCGCACCACTCCCTACGAGGAACTTTGCAATCTGTTTGATCAAGAAACGAGTAACGGCACCGATATGTCGCAGTACAATGGTTTGCTCGAAGCGGCGGTTAGCTCAATTGCCAGTACCTTCAGACGGCGATCGCTCTCTCAACTGCAAACCAGCCGCAGTGCTGTCCTGGTGGATCAACAGCAGCAAGTCACCGACACCACCGAATTTGACTTGATTACCTGGTTAGTGATTAAGAGCCGGGAGGATGGTTAA
- the sppA gene encoding signal peptide peptidase SppA, which translates to MRDFLKYTLASLLALLIFMGVSIGGLLSLVILLASRDPGPKVKDKSVLTFDLSTQITDSRRAGAGALEETLTGDSKDTIALRAVLDAINQAAQDKRIVGIYLYGDTSRDGGGAGYATLKEVREALQRFRATGKPIFAYDVNWRESEYYLASVADTIAINPFGSVEMNGLSSETTFFAGALQKFGIGMQVTRVGKYKSAVEPFLLTRRSPESRKQTQQLIGDLWNEFLVTVGKDRKLSPQQLQSIVDNQGMLEPAEALKRGLVTKQAYEDEIVTQLKQLTGRKENDKTFRQINLKSYAKVAEEELQKGRKANKTIAVLYAEGEIVDGDGDSDQVGGSRFAEQLRELRQDNDVKAVVLRVNSPGGSVTASDQIQREVILTRKVKPVIVSMGSVAASGGYWISTYSDRIFAEPNTITGSIGVFGLRPNIQKLANNNGITWDVVKTGRFADMLTLSRPRTPEELALMQKSVDRIYNEFLGKVADSRKLPKDKVAEIAQGRVWSGKEAKAIGLVDDFGGLQVAIQEAAKRAKLGNDWRLEEYPKPRSLGQQILENFSDSSAKVNGTKDPLTREFKKLQADLWILRALNDPLDIYARLPYNIRID; encoded by the coding sequence ATGCGCGATTTCCTCAAATACACTCTAGCCAGCCTCCTGGCACTGCTCATTTTTATGGGAGTCAGCATCGGAGGCTTGCTTTCCCTGGTAATTTTGCTGGCCTCCAGGGATCCAGGGCCGAAGGTCAAAGATAAATCTGTCCTTACCTTTGACCTGTCCACTCAGATTACCGATTCGCGCAGAGCAGGGGCAGGAGCTTTAGAGGAAACCCTGACAGGAGACAGTAAAGACACCATTGCCTTACGGGCTGTCCTGGATGCCATTAACCAGGCGGCTCAAGATAAACGAATTGTCGGCATTTATCTGTATGGGGACACCAGCCGGGACGGGGGCGGCGCAGGTTATGCCACGTTGAAGGAAGTGCGGGAAGCTCTGCAACGATTTCGGGCGACAGGCAAGCCGATCTTTGCTTATGACGTGAACTGGCGGGAGTCGGAGTATTATCTGGCTTCCGTTGCCGATACGATCGCGATTAATCCATTTGGTTCTGTGGAAATGAATGGATTAAGTTCGGAAACCACCTTTTTTGCGGGGGCGCTGCAAAAGTTTGGGATCGGTATGCAGGTGACGCGGGTAGGTAAATATAAATCCGCTGTAGAACCGTTTTTGTTAACCAGGCGCAGTCCAGAAAGCCGGAAACAAACCCAACAACTGATCGGTGACTTGTGGAATGAATTTTTGGTCACAGTTGGGAAAGACCGTAAACTGAGTCCTCAACAATTGCAGAGCATTGTGGATAATCAAGGCATGCTGGAACCTGCAGAAGCGCTCAAGCGGGGACTTGTCACCAAACAGGCTTACGAGGATGAAATTGTTACTCAACTCAAACAACTGACAGGCCGGAAGGAAAACGATAAGACGTTTCGCCAAATCAATCTAAAGTCCTATGCTAAGGTGGCGGAAGAGGAATTGCAGAAAGGCCGAAAAGCCAACAAGACGATCGCCGTACTCTATGCCGAGGGTGAGATTGTGGATGGCGATGGCGATAGCGATCAGGTCGGGGGCAGCCGCTTTGCCGAACAATTACGGGAACTGCGGCAGGATAATGATGTGAAAGCCGTGGTTTTGCGGGTAAACAGTCCGGGGGGAAGTGTTACCGCTTCGGATCAAATTCAGCGGGAAGTAATTTTAACCCGCAAAGTGAAGCCCGTGATTGTGTCGATGGGATCGGTGGCGGCTTCCGGCGGCTACTGGATTTCCACCTATAGCGATCGCATTTTTGCAGAACCCAACACCATTACTGGATCAATTGGAGTATTCGGCTTACGTCCCAACATTCAAAAGCTGGCTAACAATAACGGCATTACCTGGGATGTTGTGAAAACCGGGCGCTTTGCCGATATGCTAACCCTTTCTCGACCCCGCACACCGGAAGAACTGGCCTTGATGCAAAAGTCAGTAGACCGAATTTATAACGAGTTTCTCGGTAAAGTGGCTGATTCCCGCAAACTCCCGAAAGACAAAGTCGCCGAAATCGCTCAGGGGCGCGTGTGGTCGGGCAAAGAAGCGAAGGCGATCGGCTTAGTAGATGACTTTGGGGGGCTGCAGGTTGCCATTCAGGAAGCGGCTAAGCGGGCCAAGTTGGGGAATGACTGGCGCTTAGAGGAGTACCCCAAACCGCGCAGCTTAGGCCAACAAATTCTGGAAAATTTCTCAGACTCTTCTGCAAAAGTTAACGGCACCAAAGATCCTTTAACCAGAGAGTTCAAAAAACTGCAGGCCGATCTCTGGATTCTGCGAGCCTTGAACGATCCACTGGACATCTACGCCCGCTTACCATACAACATTCGAATTGATTGA
- the frr gene encoding ribosome recycling factor: MKLADVEDHMHKTVEATQRSFNTIRTGRANPSLLDRVMVEYYGSPTPLKSLASITTPDASTIAIQPFDRSSLNLIEKAIQLSDLGLTPNNDGSTIRINIPPLTSDRRKELVKMAAKFAEEGKVAIRNIRRDAVDSVRKQEKASEVSEDEARDLQDKIQKLTDKYIAKVDELLAEKEKDITTV, translated from the coding sequence GTGAAGTTAGCTGACGTTGAGGATCATATGCACAAGACGGTTGAGGCCACTCAACGGTCGTTTAACACGATTCGGACGGGGCGGGCCAATCCTTCCCTGCTGGATCGGGTAATGGTGGAATACTATGGATCTCCTACCCCCCTGAAGTCTCTGGCCAGTATCACGACTCCCGATGCCAGCACGATCGCGATTCAGCCCTTTGACCGCAGTAGTTTGAATCTGATTGAAAAGGCAATTCAACTCTCGGATCTGGGACTGACTCCCAACAATGATGGCTCCACGATTCGGATCAATATTCCCCCATTGACCAGCGATCGCCGGAAAGAACTGGTGAAGATGGCTGCCAAGTTTGCGGAAGAAGGCAAGGTAGCGATCCGGAATATTCGACGGGATGCTGTGGATTCTGTGCGGAAGCAAGAGAAGGCCAGCGAAGTTTCTGAAGATGAAGCCAGGGATCTGCAGGACAAAATTCAGAAGCTAACCGACAAATACATTGCTAAAGTGGATGAATTGCTGGCAGAAAAAGAGAAAGATATTACAACGGTTTGA
- the uvrB gene encoding excinuclease ABC subunit UvrB — protein sequence MPQFQIQAPFEPKGDQPKAIAQLTQYLNAGHRYQTLLGATGTGKTHIIARVIEKMGRPTLVLAHNKTLAAQLCNELREFFPNNAVEYFISYYDYYQPEAYIPVTDTYIAKTSSINEEIDMLRHSATRSLFERRDVIVVASISCIYGLGIPSEYLKASIPLRVGEEINLRGVIRDLVSVQYSRNDLELGRGRFRVKGDVLEIGPAYEDRIIRVEFFGDEIDAIRYIDPVTGTTLQSMEGVNIYPARHFVTPEDRLKEACVAIEQELKDRLAVLEGEGKLLEAQRLEQRTRYDLEILREVGFCNGVENYSRHLAGREAGAPPECLLDYFPKDWLLVIDESHVTLPQLQGMYNGDQSRKRVLIEHGFRLPSAADNRPLKAEEFWEKVNQCVFVSATPGTRELELSDAEFEVKSDGKKETKLYQAGTGRVVEQVIRPTGVLDPEIFVRPTQGQVDDLYGEIQERVQRQERTLVTTLTKRMAEDLTEYFQDRGIRVRYLHSEINSIERIEILQDLREGEFDVLIGVNLLREGLDLPEVSLVAILDADKEGYLRAERSLIQTIGRAARHVQGQAILYADNLTDSMDRAISETERRRAIQMKYNEEHGITPQPIVKKQSNSILAFLEVSRRLNAHELEQAYEHASEIPMENIPELITQLEAQMKEAAKKLEFEEAAKYRDQIKHLRDKLLGRN from the coding sequence ATGCCACAGTTTCAGATCCAAGCTCCGTTTGAGCCAAAGGGCGACCAACCCAAAGCGATCGCCCAATTGACCCAATACCTGAACGCAGGCCACCGTTATCAAACCCTGTTGGGGGCAACGGGAACCGGAAAAACTCACATCATTGCCCGCGTCATTGAAAAGATGGGCCGACCGACGCTGGTGCTAGCTCATAATAAAACGCTGGCGGCTCAGTTGTGTAATGAGTTGCGCGAATTCTTCCCCAATAACGCCGTTGAATACTTCATCAGTTATTACGACTATTACCAGCCGGAAGCTTACATTCCCGTCACCGACACTTATATCGCCAAAACCTCTTCGATCAATGAAGAAATCGATATGTTACGGCACTCCGCCACGCGATCGCTGTTCGAGCGGCGGGATGTAATTGTCGTCGCGTCCATCAGTTGTATCTACGGCCTGGGGATTCCCTCCGAATACCTGAAAGCTTCCATTCCCTTGCGAGTCGGTGAAGAGATCAACTTACGGGGCGTGATTCGCGATCTGGTGTCGGTACAGTACAGCCGCAATGACCTGGAACTGGGACGGGGGCGCTTCCGGGTGAAGGGTGATGTGCTGGAAATTGGCCCTGCTTATGAAGACCGAATCATCCGTGTGGAGTTCTTTGGTGATGAGATTGATGCGATTCGTTATATCGATCCGGTCACGGGTACGACGCTGCAAAGTATGGAAGGGGTCAACATTTATCCGGCTCGTCACTTTGTCACCCCAGAGGATCGCTTGAAGGAAGCCTGTGTGGCGATCGAGCAGGAACTCAAAGATCGATTAGCCGTGTTGGAAGGAGAAGGCAAACTGCTGGAAGCTCAGCGCTTGGAGCAGCGCACCCGCTACGACCTGGAAATCTTGCGGGAAGTCGGGTTTTGTAACGGCGTGGAAAACTACTCTCGACATCTGGCCGGACGGGAAGCCGGAGCGCCTCCCGAATGCTTACTGGATTACTTTCCCAAAGATTGGCTACTGGTGATTGATGAATCCCATGTGACCTTGCCTCAGCTGCAGGGGATGTATAACGGTGACCAGTCCCGTAAACGAGTATTGATTGAACACGGGTTCCGGCTCCCCAGTGCCGCAGATAACCGTCCTCTGAAAGCTGAGGAATTCTGGGAGAAGGTAAACCAGTGTGTGTTTGTCTCTGCCACTCCCGGCACCCGCGAACTGGAATTGTCTGACGCTGAGTTTGAGGTGAAAAGCGACGGCAAGAAGGAAACCAAACTGTACCAGGCAGGGACGGGACGGGTTGTGGAGCAGGTGATTCGGCCCACCGGAGTGCTGGATCCGGAGATCTTTGTCCGACCCACTCAGGGGCAGGTGGATGATCTCTATGGTGAAATTCAGGAGCGAGTGCAACGCCAGGAACGAACGCTTGTCACGACGCTGACCAAACGAATGGCCGAGGATTTGACCGAATATTTCCAGGACCGGGGGATTCGAGTACGCTACCTGCACTCTGAAATTAATTCCATTGAGCGAATCGAAATCCTGCAAGACCTGCGAGAAGGAGAATTTGATGTCCTGATTGGAGTCAACCTGCTGCGGGAAGGATTGGATTTGCCAGAAGTCTCCCTGGTCGCAATTCTGGATGCGGATAAAGAAGGGTATTTGCGAGCCGAACGATCGCTAATCCAGACCATTGGCCGAGCCGCTCGTCACGTTCAAGGTCAGGCGATTCTCTATGCCGATAATCTTACAGACAGCATGGATCGGGCGATTTCAGAAACCGAACGCCGGCGTGCGATCCAGATGAAATACAACGAGGAACATGGGATTACACCGCAACCGATCGTCAAAAAGCAAAGCAATTCCATTTTGGCGTTCCTGGAAGTGTCGCGTCGCCTCAATGCCCATGAGCTAGAGCAGGCCTACGAACATGCCAGCGAAATTCCGATGGAAAACATCCCGGAACTGATCACGCAACTGGAAGCCCAGATGAAAGAAGCGGCCAAGAAACTGGAGTTTGAAGAAGCCGCCAAATATCGGGATCAAATCAAACATCTGCGAGATAAGCTACTGGGCAGAAATTAG